In the Victivallis sp. Marseille-Q1083 genome, one interval contains:
- the dnaK gene encoding molecular chaperone DnaK, translating into MGKILGIDLGTTNSCMAVMDHGEATVIPNAEGNRTTPSIVAFTKNGERLVGQTAKRQAVTNPKNTIFSVKRFMGRKYDEIGEERNLVPFELVKAANGDVAIQIGDRSYSPPEISAMILQKLKLDAEAYLGEEIKQAVITVPAYFNDSQRQATKDAGKIAGLEVLRIVNEPTAAALAYGLDKKSEETVAVYDLGGGTFDISILEIGDGVFEVKSTNGDTHLGGDDFDQVLINYLADAFRKEYNVDLRKDSQALQRLKEAAEKAKCELSSSMSTDINLPFITMNQDGPIHLNMTVSRAELEKMCDPLLERTVQPCKNCLRDAGLNASEIKEVIMVGGMTRMPKVQEKAREIFGRDPHKGVNPDEVVACGAAIQGGVLGGQVNDVVLLDVTPLSLGIETLGGVFTRLIDRNTTIPTKKSEVFSTAADNQPSVDIHVLQGEREMSRDNKTIGRFRLDGIAPAPRGVPQIEVTFDIDANGILHVTAKDRGTGKEQKITITANSGLSEQEIEKMVNEAKAHADEDKQVKERIEVKNKADSMVYQTEKQLKEFEGKVSDAVRKPVEDGIAKLKKDIEADDVEAMKRTMESLEQHLMQLGQEIYQQQQQQQTEPTGGPTGGEAAGNAAGGKSNDDGFVDAEVVDDK; encoded by the coding sequence ATGGGTAAGATATTGGGTATTGACTTGGGCACCACCAACAGTTGTATGGCGGTGATGGATCACGGCGAAGCGACGGTCATTCCGAATGCGGAAGGCAATCGGACGACTCCGTCGATTGTGGCTTTTACCAAAAATGGCGAGCGCCTGGTCGGCCAGACTGCCAAACGGCAGGCGGTGACCAATCCGAAGAACACCATTTTCTCGGTCAAGCGCTTCATGGGACGGAAATACGATGAGATCGGCGAAGAGCGCAATCTGGTGCCGTTCGAGCTGGTCAAGGCGGCCAATGGCGACGTGGCGATCCAAATCGGCGACCGCTCTTATTCGCCGCCGGAAATTTCGGCGATGATTTTGCAGAAGTTGAAACTGGATGCCGAGGCGTATCTCGGCGAGGAGATCAAGCAGGCGGTCATCACCGTGCCGGCTTACTTCAACGACAGCCAGCGTCAGGCGACCAAGGATGCCGGCAAGATCGCCGGTCTGGAAGTGCTGCGTATCGTCAACGAGCCGACGGCGGCGGCGCTGGCCTACGGACTGGACAAGAAAAGTGAAGAGACCGTGGCGGTCTACGACCTCGGCGGCGGGACGTTCGATATCTCCATTCTGGAAATTGGCGACGGCGTTTTCGAAGTGAAGTCGACCAACGGTGACACCCACCTCGGCGGCGACGACTTCGACCAGGTGCTGATCAACTATCTGGCGGATGCCTTCCGCAAGGAGTACAACGTCGATCTGCGCAAGGATTCCCAGGCGCTGCAGCGGTTGAAGGAAGCGGCGGAAAAGGCGAAGTGCGAACTCTCTTCGAGCATGTCCACCGATATCAATCTGCCGTTTATCACGATGAATCAGGATGGGCCGATCCACTTGAATATGACGGTTTCTCGGGCGGAACTCGAAAAGATGTGCGACCCGCTGCTGGAACGTACCGTGCAGCCGTGCAAAAACTGTCTGCGCGATGCCGGCTTGAACGCTTCGGAAATCAAGGAAGTGATCATGGTCGGCGGGATGACCCGGATGCCGAAAGTGCAGGAGAAGGCCAGGGAAATTTTCGGCCGTGACCCGCACAAGGGCGTCAATCCGGATGAAGTGGTTGCCTGCGGCGCCGCCATCCAGGGCGGTGTGCTCGGCGGCCAGGTCAACGATGTCGTGCTGCTGGACGTCACGCCGTTGTCGCTGGGGATCGAAACCCTCGGCGGCGTCTTCACCCGCCTGATTGACCGCAATACGACGATTCCGACCAAGAAAAGCGAAGTATTCAGCACCGCGGCCGACAATCAGCCGTCGGTCGACATCCACGTGCTGCAGGGCGAACGCGAGATGTCCAGGGACAATAAGACGATCGGCCGGTTCCGCCTTGACGGCATCGCGCCGGCGCCGCGCGGCGTGCCGCAGATCGAAGTGACCTTCGACATCGACGCCAACGGCATCCTGCACGTTACCGCCAAGGACCGCGGCACCGGCAAGGAGCAGAAGATCACCATCACCGCGAACAGCGGGTTGTCCGAGCAGGAAATCGAGAAGATGGTCAACGAGGCCAAGGCGCATGCCGACGAGGACAAGCAGGTCAAGGAACGCATCGAGGTCAAGAACAAGGCCGATTCGATGGTTTACCAGACCGAGAAGCAGTTGAAGGAGTTCGAAGGCAAGGTGTCCGATGCGGTTCGCAAACCGGTCGAAGACGGTATTGCCAAGTTGAAGAAGGATATCGAAGCCGACGACGTCGAAGCGATGAAGCGGACGATGGAAAGCCTCGAGCAGCATTTAATGCAGCTCGGCCAGGAGATCTATCAGCAGCAACAGCAGCAGCAGACGGAACCGACCGGCGGTCCGACCGGCGGCGAGGCGGCCGGCAACGCGGCCGGCGGCAAGTCGAATGACGATGGTTTTGTCGATGCCGAAGTGGTCGATGATAAGTAA
- the groES gene encoding co-chaperone GroES, which produces MSKVNIKPLGDRVLLEICEAAEQVKGGIVIPDTAKEKPQEYTVIAIGTGKTDDKGKKIEFDVKVGDIVLTSRYGGTEVKYDGKEYKIIGQDDILAVIG; this is translated from the coding sequence ATGTCGAAAGTGAACATCAAGCCGTTGGGCGACCGGGTCCTGCTTGAAATCTGCGAAGCGGCCGAACAGGTCAAGGGTGGCATCGTCATTCCGGACACCGCCAAGGAAAAGCCGCAGGAGTACACCGTAATTGCCATCGGCACCGGCAAGACCGATGACAAAGGCAAGAAAATCGAATTTGACGTCAAGGTTGGTGACATCGTTTTGACCAGCCGTTACGGCGGCACCGAAGTCAAATACGACGGCAAAGAGTACAAAATCATCGGGCAGGACGATATCCTGGCGGTGATCGGCTGA